In one window of Henckelia pumila isolate YLH828 chromosome 1, ASM3356847v2, whole genome shotgun sequence DNA:
- the LOC140891741 gene encoding probable disease resistance protein At1g59620, with protein MLPIRLEKMREDIEAIKREVKNFNGYGNGVLEQRVRTLAGSSMQLASLLKTLVQVLDSDPYLFPCAKEKVVESCRETIASFIAFLRNFPPICSQRIHALVSQIIDSTDDALDVSTFLSATRLPQKRGSDRYEKFKMFPQILDKVMEDFESIEREVYKMHPDGNGARQQSIPTLVSSSRPASRGNAANMVALDGDLEMKLLDELVGGRSNISIVPIVGMGGIGKTTLARILYNSQLIKESFEIRAWVTISQTYNVGEIVLGIMEDIGGTF; from the coding sequence ATGCTTCCTATAAGGTTGGAAAAAATGAGGGAAGATATAGAAGCGATTAAAAGGGAAGTCAAGAATTTCAATGGTTATGGAAATGGGGTGCTCGAGCAGAGGGTTCGGACTCTTGCTGGTTCATCGATGCAGCTTGCTTCTCTCTTGAAGACTTTAGTGCAGGTTCTTGATTCTGATCCATACTTGTTTCCATGTGCTAAGGAAAAAGTAGTCGAGTCTTGTAGAGAAACTATTGCTTCTTTCATAGCATTTCTTCGTAATTTCCCCCCGATTTGCTCCCAAAGGATCCACGCTTTGGTGTCGCAAATTATTGATTCAACCGATGATGCACTAGATGTTTCTACATTTCTCTCAGCAACCCGGTTGCCGCAAAAGCGTGGAAGTGATAGATATGAGAAATTCAAAATGTTTCCTCAAATCTTGGATAAAGTGATGGAAGATTTTGAGTCTATAGAAAGGGAAGTGTATAAGATGCATCCCGATGGAAATGGGGCACGCCAGCAGAGTATTCCGACTCTTGTTAGTTCATCGAGGCCAGCCTCTAGGGGAAATGCTGCCAATATGGTGGCTCTAGACGGTGATCTGGAGATGAAACTATTGGATGAACTTGTAGGAGGACGATCCAACATCAGCATCGTCCCGATTGTTGGCATGGGTGGAATTGGTAAGACGACGCTTGCTAGAATCTTGTACAATAGTCAACTGATCAAGGAGTCTTTTGAAATTCGTGCTTGGGTTACGATATCTCAAACATATAATGTAGGGGAAATTGTTTTAGGCATTATGGAAGACATTGGGGGTACCTTTTGA